One genomic segment of Xyrauchen texanus isolate HMW12.3.18 chromosome 5, RBS_HiC_50CHRs, whole genome shotgun sequence includes these proteins:
- the LOC127643373 gene encoding uncharacterized protein LOC127643373, with protein sequence MMYSDLQTNFHLQHVPNLTKDTNSSLSSTCLRMKVTFHAKEVPVVLKCMSCSAVKALCNHIVALLFQSAHYCTMGFKTVPLPLSCTSSLQTWHRPRTHGIAPEATNDMVVCKPVPKSKDHARTGVKCTLYRAYGGPLPDPHILASVEKLQDKRPQPGICKLLHGLEALNFVDSKFGPVPFGSLLSYQCPPEISRDIIKHPGAPGFPQLPIEGHNFKFHIQFEPNYKQQCHLESLKMSREISAAIEAETRLQSECQLWTQVRKPRLTASRFGEICHVRGESTAKSLAARILRGTPQTAAMKRGLDLEPDILRQYSDFCDVTVTQCGVLIHPDAPHLAASPDAKVFNPRETPPFGLAEVKSCDVEDVAQVKHLITV encoded by the exons ATGATGTACAGCGACTTGCAGACAAATTTTCACTTACAACACGTTCCAAACTTGACAAAGGATACAAATTCTTCATTGAGCAGTACCTGTTTGCGTATGAAG GTTACATTTCATGCTAAAGAGGTTCCTGTGGTACTGAAATGCATGTCATGCTCTGCTGTGAAAGCACTGTGCAACCACATTGTGGCATTATTGTTTCAAAGTGCTCACTACTGTACCATGGGCTTCAAGACAGTGCCATTGCCACTGTCATGCACCAGCTCACTGCAGACCTGGCACCGGCCTAGGACACAT GGAATTGCTCCTGAGGCAACAAATGACATGGTAGTGTGTAAACCAGTACCGAAGTCCAAGGATCATGCCCGAACTGGTGTGAAATGTACACTGTACAGAGCATATGGTG GTCCTCTTCCAGATCCTCACATCCTTGCCAGTGTTGAGAAACTGCAAGACAAACGCCCACAACCAGGCATTTGCAAATTGCTCCACGGGCTTGAGGCCCTTAATTTTGTGGACTCTAAATTTGGCCCGGTGCCATTTGGGTCTTTGCTCTCTTACCAGTGCCCTCCTGAGATAAGTAGAGACATTATTAAACACCCTGGTGCCCCTGGATTTCCTCAGTTGCCCATTGAAGGTCACAATTTTAAATTTCACATACAATTTGAGCCTAACTACAAGCAACAATGCCACTTGGAGAGCCTTAAAATGTCAAGGGAGATCTCTGCTGCTATTGAGGCAGAAACACGACTGCAGTCAGAATGCCAGCTGTGGACCCAGGTACGCAAACCCCGACTTACAGCCAGCAGATTTGGTGAGATATGTCATGTCCGTGGAGAGTCAACTGCAAAATCCTTAGCTGCTCGCATTCTGAGAGGAACTCCTCAGACAGCAGCTATGAAAAGAGGGCTGGACCTGGAGCCTGACATACTAAGGCAATATTCTGATTTCTGTGATGTCACTGTGACGCAGTGTGGGGTCCTCATCCACCCTGATGCACCTCACCTTGCAGCCAGCCCTGATGCCAAAGttttcaaccccagagaaacaccACCATTTGGGTTGGCAGAGGTTAAGAGTtgtgatgttgaagatgttgctCAAGTTAAACACCTGATCACAGTTTGA